Proteins encoded together in one Quercus lobata isolate SW786 chromosome 3, ValleyOak3.0 Primary Assembly, whole genome shotgun sequence window:
- the LOC115979662 gene encoding uncharacterized protein LOC115979662, with amino-acid sequence MVPGHRRTESASNEFDECRFHDLDAQTSYHVFFSKRRLYLERDVTLSELQFTCIPRVFESRGWISLTSGFPAPPTNLVHEFYSNIHGIKEDGSFSVRVRNISFEVTPDLVSTVLGIPRVLESPYPYTAETAPSQTDMLTLFCGEHTIWPNGISKVKSASFIPEYQWLNRIMCTNVFPIAHLHTLDVPRAQLLYALITDVPIDICRHICQAIIDAFESNSSRTVLPLPCIITQLIEAQKVSLCAQDVREKPLSAFGSRTLHLSSSHMKRARDSDFDSDDDLDREIDEIANAVPAESGPSTSGAQAAHAKPLSKCARQSFSDSDDDLNREIDVIADVVAAESKLSAPGAQAALAKPLSATGSNTVQLSSSHVKLSYHTVYDSNDDLDRDIDEIAYAVAAESRPSTSSATQPTLSNMMNLLHQILPRLNHIEQDIREIKECLARAH; translated from the coding sequence ATGGTACCTGGCCATAGGCGTACTGAATCTGCATCCAATGAATTTGATGAGTGTCGTTTCCATGACCTCGATGCCCAGACCTCATACCATGTTTTCTTTTCCAAACGTCGCCTTTATTTGGAACGTGATGTCACCTTGTCTGAACTTCAATTCACTTGTATTCCTCGTGTTTTTGAGTCTCGTGGATGGATTTCATTGACCTCTGGTTTTCCTGCACCACCCACGAATCTTGTACATGAGTTTTACTCAAACATCCATGGCATAAAAGAGGATGGTTCTTTTTCTGTCAGGGTTCGGAATATCAGCTTTGAGGTCACTCCTGATTTAGTCTCCACAGTTTTAGGAATTCCTCGAGTCCTGGAGTCTCCATATCCATACACTGCTGAGACTGCACCATCCCAAACAGATATGTTGACTCTATTCTGTGGAGAACATACCATTTGGCCTAATGGGATTTCCAAGGTTAAATCTGCATCATTTATCCCTGAATATCAGTGGCTGAACCGTATCATGTGCACCAACGTCTTTCCTATTGCTCACTTGCATACACTCGACGTACCTAGGGCTCAATTGTTGTATGCCCTCATCACTGATGTACCCATTGACATTTGTAGACATATTTGTCAAGCGATCATTGATGCCTTCGAGTCTAACTCGTCGCGTACTGTACTCCCCTTACCTTGCATCATTACTCAGCTCATTGAAGCCCAAAAGGTTTCTCTTTGTGCTCAAGATGTACGGGAAAAACCCTTATCTGCCTTTGGGAGTCGTACACTTCACCTCAGCTCATCTCATATGAAACGTGCAAGGGACAGTGATTTTGATTCCGATGATGACTTGGATCGAGAAATTGATGAGATTGCTAATGCTGTTCCTGCTGAGTCCGGACCATCTACTTCTGGTGCTCAGGCTGCTCATGCAAAGCCCTTATCTAAATGTGCAAGGCAATCTTTTTCTGATTCCGATGATGACTTAAATCGAGAGATTGATGTGATTGCTGATGTTGTTGCTGCTGAGTCCAAACTGTCTGCACCTGGTGCTCAGGCTGCTCTGGCAAAGCCCTTATCTGCGACTGGGAGTAATACAGTTCAGCTCAGTTCATCTCATGTAAAACTTTCATACCACACTGTCTATGATTCCAATGATGACTTAGATCGAGATATTGATGAGATTGCTTATGCTGTGGCTGCTGAGTCTAGACCATCTACTTCCAGTGCCACACAACCTACGTTATCTAATATGATGAATCTCTTGCATCAGATTCTACCTCGCTTGAATCATATTGAACAAGATATTAGAGAGATTAAGGAGTGTCTGGCTAGAGCTCACTGA
- the LOC115980427 gene encoding uncharacterized protein LOC115980427, whose translation MAASTFNSKSHQHTRSNSLPTRTHPLISEFHDQLSRLRELEATSSSSTSICQKLNGLQDLHDCVDKLLLLPFTQALAQEQCEKLVNDMLDGSLRLLEVCDMARDALLQTKECTRELQSTLRRRPDNKMEIRREVEKYVASRKGVKKSMKKILKGMQTKINYNNTEDILIISLLKDLEAATLIGFESLLTFIAKSKSSSWSLVSKLVHHKRVACECEETDANEFEMVDAALQSLISHKPSKYPLLNGNVQTWLRKLELNIQDLEEVLEYLSRSTVKTRVSLLNILNH comes from the coding sequence ATGGCTGCCTCTACTTTCAACTCAAAATCCCATCAACACACTCGCTCTAACAGCTTACCCACTAGAACACACCCTCTCATTTCAGAATTCCATGACCAATTGAGCAGATTGAGAGAACTTGAAGCAACCTCTTCATCATCAACGTCAATATGCCAGAAGCTAAATGGCCTTCAAGATTTGCATGATTGTGTTGATAAATTGCTCCTATTGCCGTTCACACAAGCCTTAGCCCAAGAGCAGTGTGAGAAATTGGTTAATGACATGTTGGATGGATCTCTCAGGCTCTTGGAAGTTTGTGATATGGCAAGAGATGCCTTGTTGCAAACAAAGGAATGCACACGTGAACTCCAATCAACTCTGCGCAGAAGACCAGACAATAAGATGGAGATCAGGAGGGAGGTTGAGAAATACGTGGCATCAAGGAAGGGAGTAAAAAAGTCAATGAAGAAGATCTTAAAGGGCATGCAAACTAAGATTAATTACAACAACACTGAAGATATTCTCATTATTAGCCTGTTAAAAGACCTAGAAGCTGCAACTCTAATTGGCTTTGAATCCCTGCTGACTTTTATTGCTAAATCAAAGTCAAGTAGCTGGTCTTTGGTTTCCAAGCTAGTTCACCACAAAAGAGTGGCATGTGAGTGTGAAGAGACAGATGCAAATGAGTTTGAGATGGTAGATGCAGCATTGCAATCTCTCATCAGTCACAAGCCAAGCAAATACCCTTTGCTTAATGGTAATGTGCAGACCTGGCTTAGGAAGTTGGAATTAAACATTCAAGATCTTGAAGAAGTGCTTGAATACCTTTCTAGGAGTACTGTCAAAACTAGAGTTTCCCTTCTGAACATCCTCAACCACTAG
- the LOC115980428 gene encoding uncharacterized protein LOC115980428 has product MAASPVNQTSLHHFRSNSFPTRAHPLISEFDNQLSRLRCSEATTSSSASLSQKIIGLQDLNDSVDNLLLLPFAQALAQKQNHKWFNELLDGSLKLLDVCGIARDALLQTKECTHELQSILRRRHGSKMELAREVEKYLASRKVVKKAMQKALKGMKTNLNSKKNEYLAIVSLLKELEAVTILVFESLLTFIAGQKSQSKSSSWYVVSKLVHPKRIECEGEETDANEFEKVDAALQTLISHKKRKSDYSIHVQNVQNRMGKLESSIQDVEDVLECLSRRLVKIRVSFLNIHNH; this is encoded by the coding sequence ATGGCTGCCTCTCCTGTCAACCAAACCTCCCTTCACCATTTTCGTTCTAACAGCTTTCCCACCAGAGCACACCCACTCATTTCAGAATTCGATAACCAATTGAGCAGATTGAGATGTTCTGAAGCAACCACTTCATCATCAGCATCATTAAGCCAGAAAATAATTGGCCTTCAGGATTTGAATGACTCTGTTGATAACTTGCTCCTGTTGCCTTTTGCACAAGCCTTAGCCCAAAAGCAGAATCACAAATGGTTTAATGAGCTGTTGGATGGGTCTCTCAAGCTCTTAGATGTGTGTGGTATTGCACGGGATGCATTGTTGCAAACAAAGGAATGCACACATGAACTTCAATCAATCCTGCGCAGAAGACATGGCAGTAAAATGGAGCTTGCAAGGGAGGTTGAAAAATACTTGGCCTCTAGGAAGGTGGTAAAAAAGGCAATGCAGAAGGCCTTAAAGGGCATGAAAACTAATTTGAACTCTAAGAAAAATGAATATCTTGCCATTGTTAGTCTGTTAAAAGAACTAGAGGCAGTAACTATCTTGGTTTTTGAATCGCTCTTGACCTTCATAGCTGGACAAAAGTcacaatcaaaatcaagcaGTTGGTATGTAGTCTCCAAGCTGGTACACCCCAAGAGAATAGAATGTGAGGGTGAAGAAACAGATGCAAATGAATTTGAGAAGGTAGATGCGGCATTACAAACTCTCATTAGtcacaagaaaagaaaatctgaTTACTCCATCCACGTTCAGAATGTGCAGAACCGGATGGGGAAGCTGGAGTCAAGCATTCAAGATGTTGAAGATGTGCTTGAATGTTTGTCTAGGCGTCTAGTCAAGATCCGAGTTTCCTTTCTCAACATCCACAACCACTAG
- the LOC115980426 gene encoding uncharacterized protein LOC115980426, with product MSSRIPRPLDSLLSLSMLEGETLKAYSDRYWEMYNEKDGNYDDVAISTFKSGLPTEHGLRKSLTGKPITNLRQLMKRIDKYKRVEENQQLGKGKAKVVPQEKRNFRSDRFNNNHRLRRDYTEQSRSASAQAVHAVFRDPIHQVMEKIKNEPFFKWPNEMAGDPMKCN from the coding sequence ATGAGCAGCAGGATTCCTCGACCCTTGGATTCCCTTCTGTCTTTGTCCATGCTAGAAGGGGAGACCCTAAAAGCCTACtcggataggtattgggagatgtataatGAGAAAGACGGCAATTATGATGACGTCGCCATCAGTACCTTCAAGAGTGGCCTGCCAACTGAGCACGGTTTAAGAAAATCCCTAACGGGGAAACCTATCACCAACCTACGTCAGCTTATGAAACGAATCGACAAGTATAAGAGGGTGGAAGAGAACCAGCAGTTGGGTAAGGGTaaagcgaaggttgtccctcaggagAAGAGGAACTTCAGGTCGGACCGATTTAACAATAACCACCGACTGAGGAGAGACTACACAGAGCAATCCAGATCTGCCAGTGCGCAGGCAGTTCATGCTGTGTTTCGAGATCCGATACATCAGGTTatggagaaaatcaagaatgagccgttcttcaaatggccaaatgAGATGGCAGGAGACCCCATGAAGTGCAACTAG
- the LOC115980425 gene encoding protein ACCELERATED CELL DEATH 6-like — protein sequence MEEGRQYTMNPDVYRAASIGNSSFFEKLTDPSTLLQLTTEKNTVLHVALQFEKFNIVEELVRLRPSLVHEKNSKGNTPLHVAVRWTGASSTVKLIIQKAKDQRDVEAGGQQLLSMVNEDGDPALQVAVQYDSDDEFEIVRELMKEDPKLAKHVNNAGESALFLAMDRENYKMARYIPSAALDNCSYAGRHGMNILHALVLHTNCCKCCSIQPAS from the coding sequence ATGGAAGAAGGAAGGCAATACACAATGAATCCTGATGTGTACCGAGCTGCTTCCATTGGTAACTCAAGTTTCTTTGAGAAGTTGACAGATCCCAGTACCCTTCTCCAATTGACAACCGAGAAGAACACTGTTCTTCACGTTGCATTGCAATTCGAAAAATTTAATATTGTGGAAGAGTTGGTTAGGTTACGTCCAAGCCTTGTGCATGAAAAAAACTCCAAAGGCAATACTCCGCTACATGTTGCTGTGAGGTGGACGGGAGCTTCTTCAACAGTAAAGCTCATAATACAGAAGGCCAAAGATCAGCGGGATGTTGAAGCAGGTGGTCAACAACTTCTGAGCATGGTGAATGAGGATGGGGATCCTGCCTTGCAAGTTGCTGTACAATATGATAGCGATGATGAGTTTGAGATTGTAAGAGAACTAATGAAGGAGGATCCAAAACTGGCTAAACATGTAAATAATGCTGGAGAATCCGCACTGTTCCTCGCCATGGATAGAGAAAACTACAAGATGGCTCGTTATATCCCAAGTGCAGCTCTAGACAACTGCTCCTATGCTGGAAGGCACGGCATGAATATCTTGCATGCACTTGTCCTTCACACGAATTGTTGTAAGTGCTGCTCAATCCAGCCTgcttcttaa